The sequence GCTGAAACCTTCAGAGATGCATACCATCGGTCACGTGATTCCGCGTCCGTTGTACCCCTTTCGGGACCATAATTTCGCATAAAGCAACTCTTGGGTTCAGTTGTGCTACCCATTACAACACAAAGGCCGGGAAGGCGTGTGCCCTTCCCGGCCTTTGTGTATCGCTCCTTACCCATCGTTACCCCGTCCGTTCCACCTTCTCCTCCAATGACCACACTTCCTCGATCTCCTGGGCTACCTCCGTTGTTACCGGACCCATTCCCACAATGGACGCAGTTGGCATCAGAATCTGACGCCGATCCGCCCATACCTGGGGAGCGTAAAAGCTGTACCGCCGACCCGCCATCTCCTCGGCAAACACCAACCGTCCGGTGCGGGGCTTCAGCAGAGGCAGGCTCAGTCCCAAGGCATCGTGTCCCGCCCGGTTCATCACCAGATCCAGCTGGGAGAGAGCCGGCCCTTCCGTCCCCAACAGTTGTCCGATCTCCTCCGCCAAGGGAAGAACCGTCCGTTGCTGAAACAGATCCAGCACCTCCCGGCATGCTTCCCAGTTCTTTTCAGGGTCGGGTAGATAGGGCATGGCATGGGGCCAGTCAAACCGCTCTCCGACTTTTTTCCCGATCGCTTCAATGCTGGTCACACCCGTCAAATGCCCATGCCAGCGCTGTTCCACCAAGTGGCGTTCCCGCTCGGTCCAGGTCACCACCAGCACCTTCCCCCCATGGTCCACAGCCGCTTCCACCGCGGCCATTCCGACAGGATCCCTTTCATCGATGCCGTTTCCAAAAAAGAGAAGGATCGTTTCCCCTCTTTTCATCCGGGCCCGCTCCAGCATGACACCCGGCTCCTCCTGCCCCTTTTTCCCCATAAAAGTGGAATGGAACCCTTCCAGACTCCCGTACATCTCCAGCGTTCCATGCTCGGCCAACAATTGATAAAAACGGGGAAACTCTCCTTCCCCATGACCAAACACCAACCGTTTGCCGATCTGCTCGCCGTGCCGGCGGCGACAGTCCCGGATAAACGCCTCCCCCATCGCCTCCCAACGCCTCCATCGCGAAGGGTCCCCCGGTACTTTGGTGAAAATCCCCCGATAGCGCAGGTTGGTCCGTTCCATGATCCATCCCATCCCTTCATTTGTACTATAACAGGATTCCAATTTGATCTTTGTGTTATATAATAAACGCTTCCATGAATTCTGGCAAGGCTTTTTTAGCCCTTTTTTCAACATTCCGTACAGTTGACTGGAGCAAGTGGCTCCACTACACTGGTTTCATCGACGAAACGGGAGAGAAAACGGATGTTTTACTTCTGGATCGGCATCGCGGGAATGGTGGGAGCATTATTGCGGTATGGGATGAACCTCTTTGTTCAGGGGTGGGCAGGGGATTGGTTTCCGTGGGGGACACTGGCGGAAAACTGGCTGGGGTGCTTCGTACTGGGATGGTTCCAAGTCTGGGCTGGTGAGCGATTGGCCTTGTCTCCGCAATGGCGGACTGCTCTCGGAACAGGGTTGATCGGATCGTTCACCACTTTTTCCACTTTTAGTGTCGATACGATGGAACTGATGATGCAGGGAGCGATGGGGGCAGCCTTGCTCTATGTGCTGGCCAGCCTCTGGGGCGGAATCCTGCTGGCCTGGGCCGGCTGGCGATTGGGACACCGGAGCCTTCAACAGAAGGGGACAGGCATATGATAGGAACATGGGGACTGGTGGCGGCAGGTGGTTTTCTGGGAGCCGTTGCCCGCTATGCCGTCAGCCGTCGACTCAATTTCCGGGCTGGCTCTCCCTGGCCGTGGGGTACGTGGCTGGTCAACATCAGCGGATCGTTCATACTGGGCTGGATGGGTGGAACGGGATGGAGCGCACAGGCCCTTCTGTTTGCGGGAACGGGATTCCTCGGCTCCTTCACCACGTTTTCCACCCTTCATTGGGAAGGACAGCAGTATGCTGAGAAAAAGGATTGGTCCAGGATGATTCTCTATCTGGGTGCTACCTACACCTTGGGAATTGTGGGGGCGTTTGCAGGGTTTTGGATGGGAGCACTGACTCTGACTCGATAAGAAAATTAAAATAGAGCCTGGTTCTCCAGGCTCTTTATCGATTCATCATTATTTTTTCACTATTCATATGGAGAAAAAGGTAAACAACATCGCTTGGCCACTTT is a genomic window of Desmospora profundinema containing:
- the crcB gene encoding fluoride efflux transporter CrcB, with the protein product MFYFWIGIAGMVGALLRYGMNLFVQGWAGDWFPWGTLAENWLGCFVLGWFQVWAGERLALSPQWRTALGTGLIGSFTTFSTFSVDTMELMMQGAMGAALLYVLASLWGGILLAWAGWRLGHRSLQQKGTGI
- a CDS encoding fluoride efflux transporter FluC, with the translated sequence MIGTWGLVAAGGFLGAVARYAVSRRLNFRAGSPWPWGTWLVNISGSFILGWMGGTGWSAQALLFAGTGFLGSFTTFSTLHWEGQQYAEKKDWSRMILYLGATYTLGIVGAFAGFWMGALTLTR